Proteins found in one Oryza glaberrima chromosome 4, OglaRS2, whole genome shotgun sequence genomic segment:
- the LOC127770354 gene encoding LOW QUALITY PROTEIN: probable leucine-rich repeat receptor-like protein kinase At5g63930 (The sequence of the model RefSeq protein was modified relative to this genomic sequence to represent the inferred CDS: substituted 1 base at 1 genomic stop codon) — protein MGSAAAARTPWALQLGVALAFLLATTCHGLNHEGWLLLTLRKQIVDTFHHLDDWNPEDPSPCGWKGVNCSSGSTPAVVSLNLSNMNLSGTVDPSIGGLAELTNLDLSFNGFSGTIPAEIGNCSKLTGLNLNNNQFQGTIPAELGKLAMMITFNLCNNKLFGAIPDEIGNMASLEDLVGYSNNLSGSIPHTIGRLKNLKTVRLGQNAISGNIPVEIGECLNLVVFGLAQNKLGGPLPKEIGKLTNMTDLILWGNQLSSVIPPEIGNCINLRTIALYDNNLVGPIPATIGNIQNLQRLYLYRNLLNGTIPLEIGNLSLAEEIDFSENVLTGGVPKEFGKIPRLYLLYLFQNQLTGPIPTELCVLRNLSKLDLSINTLSGPIPACFQYMSRLIQLQLFNNMLSGDIPPRFGIYSRLWVVDFSNNNITGQIPRDLCRQSNLILLNLGANKLIGNIPHGITSCKSLVQLRLADNSLTGSFPTDLCNLVNLTTIELGRNKFNGPIPPQIGNCKSLQRLDLTNNYFTSELPQEIGNLSKLVVFNISSNRLGGSIPLEIFNCTMLQRLDLSQNSFEGSLPNEVGSLPQLELLSFADNRLSGEIPPILGKLSHLTALQIGGNQFSGGIPKELGLLSSLQIAMNLSYNNLSGNIPSELGNLALLENLFLNNNKLTGEIPDTFANLSSLLEFNVSYNNLTGALPTIPLFDNMASTSFLGNKGLCGGQLGKCGSESVSSSQSSNSGSPPLGKVIAIVAAVIGGISLILIVIIVYHMRKPLETVAPLQDKQIFSAGSNMQVSTKDAYTFQELVSATNNFDESCVIGRGACGTVYRAILKAGQTIAVKKLASNREGSNTDNSFRAEILTLGKIRHRNIVKLYGFIYHQGSNLLLYEYMPRGSLGELLHGQSSSSLDWETRFMIALGSAEGLSYLHHDCKPRIIHRDIKSNNILLDENFEAHVGDFGLAKVIDMPYSKSMSAIAGSYGYIAPEYAYTMKVTEKSDIYSYGVVLLELLTGRAPVQPLELGGDLVTWVKNYIRDNSLGPGILDKNLNLEDKTSVDHMIEVLKIALLCTSMSPYDRPPMRNVVVMLSESRDRARMSSSSSPASDHSSKKDNLXCIYICSSQGNALLLPLSPHHSQRPLPPKYRTPRPHHHLTMAAEGEEARSPHVVLFPFLADGHIPAFLRLAGHLQTLRPGLAVTLVSTPRLLGSLSLPATSPPIRLHALPFAPADHGLPDGAESLADLHVHQFITLFRASESLRPAFDGFVAGIRPPVCVIADSFFAWTADVARARGASHAVFLPGGAFGHAAFFSVWEHLPHTLTAGGDEFPLLPDFPDVVLHRTQIPQYMLAATGADPWTAFFRRVIPCCRKTDAVLVNTVQELETSGLDMLRASFGVQTWAIGPILAAPDPSKSQDDDDTSIIRWLDAHPRRSVLYISFGSQNSISIRQMAELALGLEASGRPFVWAVRPPVGFDPKDGFDPGWLPDGFEDRMARAGRGLVVREWAPQARILAHPSTGAFLTHCGWNSILESLRHGVPLLGWPVGAEQFFNAMVVVEWGVCVEVARGNLESSAVESGEVAEAVGAVMGETEKGEAMRRKAGEIARAMAAAWEGPAGSSAASLERFLRCVEASALRDSCLGAS, from the exons ATGggctctgcggcggcggctcgcacGCCCTGGGCTCTGCAGCTCGGCGTGGCGCTGGCCTTCCTGCTGGCCACTACCTGCCATGGCCTGAACCATGAAGGCTGGCTTCTCCTGACGCTGAGGAAGCAGATAGTTGACACCTTCCACCACCTTGACGACTGGAACCCCGAGGATCCATCGCCGTGCGGGTGGAAGGGCGTCAACTGCTCGTCGGGGTCTACGCCGGCGGTGGTGTCCCTCAACCTCAGCAACATGAACCTGTCGGGCACCGTCGACCCGAGCATTGGTGGCCTGGCTGAGCTGACTAACCTTGATCTGTCATTCAATGGGTTTTCTGGCACTATCCCTGCAGAGATTGGGAATTGCTCGAAGTTGACGGGGCTCAACTTGAACAACAACCAGTTCCAGGGCACAATCCCCGCTGAGCTCGGGAAGCTGGCTATGATGATCACATTCAACCTGTGCAACAACAAGCTCTTTGGTGCAATACCTGATGAGATTGGTAATATGGCATCACTCGAGGACCTGGTAGGGTACAGCAATAATCTCTCTGGCTCTATACCTCATACTATTGGTAGGCTTAAGAACCTGAAAACCGTCCGGTTAGGTCAGAATGCAATATCTGGTAACATTCCTGTCGAGATAGGTGAATGCCTCAACCTGGTGGTGTTTGGTCTTGCACAAAACAAGTTAGGAGGGCCATTGCCTAAGGAGATTGGGAAACTGACAAATATGACAGACTTAATATTGTGGGGAAATCAGCTTTCTAGTGTGATTCCCCCAGAGATTGGAAACTGCATAAATCTTAGGACAATTGCCCTTTATGACAATAATCTGGTTGGGCCTATTCCTGCAACAATCGGGAACATCCAGAACCTTCAGAGGTTATACCTCTACAGGAATTTATTAAATGGTACGATTCCGTTAGAAATTGGCAATCTTTCTCTTGCAGAGGAGATTGACTTTTCAGAGAATGTTTTAACTGGAGGGGTACCAAAGGAATTTGGCAAGATACCACGATTGTATTTACTCTATCTCTTCCAAAACCAACTCACTGGCCCTATTCCTACCGAGTTGTGTGTATTGAGGAATTTGAGTAAGCTTGATCTTTCGATCAATACACTCAGTGGCCCAATTCCAGCCTGTTTTCAGTACATGAGCAGACTAATCCAATTGCAACTATTCAACAATATGCTGTCAGGTGACATACCTCCAAGATTTGGTATCTATAGCCGGCTTTGGGTGGTGGATTTCTCAAATAATAATATAACCGGGCAGATACCTCGAGATCTTTGCAGGCAGTCGAACCTTATTTTGTTGAATTTGGGGGCTAACAAGCTGATTGGGAACATCCCCCATGGAATCACCAGTTGTAAATCCTTGGTGCAGCTTCGTCTCGCTGATAACAGTCTGACAGGAAGCTTCCCAACTGATCTCTGCAATCTGGTGAATTTGACAACAATTGAGCTGGGTCGAAACAAGTTCAATGGTCCTATTCCTCCTCAGATAGGCAATTGCAAGTCTCTCCAAAGGCTTGACCTAACAAATAACTATTTCACATCAGAGTTGCCTCAAGAAATAGGTAATCTGTCAAAGCTCGTCGTCTTCAATATATCATCCAATAGACTAGGCGGAAGCATACCATTAGAAATTTTCAATTGCACTATGTTGCAACGCCTAGATCTCAGCCAAAATAGCTTCGAAGGTTCATTGCCAAATGAAGTTGGCAGCCTGCCTCAGCTGGAGCTGCTATCATTTGCTGACAATAGGCTCTCTGGAGAGATACCACCTATTCTTGGTAAACTTTCACATTTGACAGCTCTACAGATTGGTGGCAATCAATTCTCTGGTGGAATACCGAAGGAGCTTGGACTACTCTCAAGTTTGCAGATCGCCATGAATTTGAGTTATAACAATCTCTCTGGCAACATACCATCAGAGCTTGGTAATCTTGCATTATTGGAAAATTTGTTTCTCAATAATAACAAGCTGACAGGTGAAATCCCAGATACCTTTGCAAATCTGTCTAGTTTGCTTGAGTTCAATGTCTCCTACAATAATCTCACCGGCGCTCTCCCCACTATACCACTTTTTGATAACATGGCGTCAACCAGCTTTCTTGGAAACAAAGGACTATGTGGCGGACAACTTGGCAAATGTGGGTCTGAGTCAGTATCTTCTTCCCAGTCATCCAATTCAGGCAGCCCCCCTTTGGGCAAGGTCATAGCAATTGTTGCTGCTGTTATTGGAGGAATTTCACTTATTCTTATCGTTATAATTGTGTATCATATGAGAAAACCACTAGAAACAGTAGCTCCTTTGCAAGACAAGCAAATATTTTCTGCTGGGTCTAACATGCAGGTTTCTACCAAGGATGCATATACATTTCAGGAATTGGTTTCTGCCACAAATAATTTTGACGAGAGTTGTGTTATTGGAAGAGGTGCATGTGGAACAGTGTACAGAGCCATCTTGAAAGCTGGACAGACAATTGCTGTAAAGAAGTTGGCTTCTAACAGAGAGGGAAGCAACACAGACAATAGTTTTCGTGCAGAGATCCTTACTCTAGGAAAGATAAGGCATCGTAATATTGTGAAGTTATATGGGTTCATCTATCACCAGGGTTCCAACCTTCTGTTGTATGAATACATGCCAAGAGGAAGCCTTGGGGAGTTACTTCATGGGCAATCTTCGTCTTCACTTGATTGGGAGACACGCTTCATGATAGCCCTAGGATCAGCTGAAGGGCTATCTTACTTGCATCACGATTGCAAACCTCGCATCATCCACCGagatataaaatcaaataacattttacTTGATGAGAACTTTGAAGCTCATGTTGGTGACTTTGGATTGGCAAAGGTGATAGACATGCCATACTCAAAATCAATGTCTGCAATTGCTGGTTCATATGGATATATAGCACCTG AATATGCATACACCATGAAGGTTACTGAAAAAAGTGACATATACAGTTACGGCGTCGTACTGCTGGAGCTGCTAACCGGACGTGCCCCTGTACAACCATTAGAACTGGGAGGTGATCTGGTAACATGGGTAAAGAATTACATCAGGGACAATTCTTTGGGTCCAGGGATTCTTGATAAGAATCTGAATTTGGAAGACAAAACGTCTGTCGATCATATGATTGAGGTCTTGAAAATTGCATTGCTATGTACTAGTATGTCTCCATATGACAGACCACCGATGCGGAATGTTGTAGTTATGTTAAGTGAGTCTAGAGATAGGGCCAGGATGAGCTCTTCATCCTCGCCTGCTTCTGATCATTCTTCAAAGAAGGATAACTTATgatgtatttatatatgttctAGTCAGGGCAATGCCCTTTTGCTCCCTCTCTCT CCGCATCACTCTCAGCGTCCACTTCCACCGAAGTACCGAACACCCCGTCCCCATCATCACCTCACCATGGCggcagagggagaggaggcgaggagcCCGCACGTCGTGCTCTTCCCCTTCCTCGCGGACGGCCACATCCCGGccttcctccgcctcgccggccacctccagACGCTCCGCCCGGGCCTCGCCGTCACGCTCGTCTCCACCCCACGCCTCCTcggctccctctccctcccggccaCCTCCCCTCCGATCCGGCTCCACGCGCTCCCCTTCGCGCCCGCTGACCACGGTCTGCCCGACGGCGCCGAGTCCCTCGCCGACCTCCACGTCCACCAGTTCATCACCCTCTTCCGGGCCTCCGAGTCCCTCCGCCCGGCCTTCGATGGCTTCGTCGCTGGCATCCGGCCCCCCGTCTGCGTCATCGCCGACTCCTTCTTCGCGTGGACGGCcgacgtcgcgcgcgcgcggggcgcgTCCCACGCCGTGTTCCTCCCCGGAGGCGCCTTCGGCCacgccgccttcttctccgtATGGGAGCACCTCCCGCACACCctcacggccggcggcgacgagttcCCGCTGCTGCCCGACTTCCCCGACGTCGTCCTCCACCGCACCCAGATCCCGCAGTACATGCTCGCCGCGACGGGGGCGGACCCCTGGACGGCCTTCTTCCGGCGGGTCATCCCATGCTGCCGCAAGACCGACGCCGTGCTCGTCAACACCGTCCAGGAACTGGAGACCTCCGGGCTAGACATGCTCAGAGCGAGCTTCGGCGTCCAGACATGGGCGATCGGGCCGATCCTCGCGGCGCCGGATCCTTCGAAATcgcaggacgacgacgacaccagCATCATCCGGTGGCTGGACGCGCACCCGCGGCGCTCGGTGCTGTACATCTCGTTCGGGTCGCAGAACAGCATCAGCATCCGTCAGATGGCGGAGCTGGCGCTGGGGCTGGAGGCGAGCGGGCGGCCGTTTGTCTGGGCCGTCCGGCCGCCGGTGGGGTTCGACCCCAAGGACGGATTCGATCCCGGGTGGCTCCCCGACGGATTCGAGGACCGGATGGCGCGCGCAGGCAGGGGGCTGGTGGTGCGCGAGTGGGCGCCGCAGGCGCGGATCCTGGCGCACCCGTCCACGGGCGCGTTCCTGAcccactgcgggtggaactccaTCCTCGAGAGCCTCCGCCACGGCGTGCCGCTGCTCGGGTGGCCGGTGGGGGCCGAGCAGTTCTTCAacgcgatggtggtggtggagtgggGGGTGTGCGTGGAGGTGGCGCGCGGGAACCTGGAGAGCTCGGCGGTGGAGAGTGGGGAGGTGGCCGAGGCCGTGGGGGCGGTGATGGGGGAGACGGAGAAGGGCGAGGCGATGAGGAGGAAGGCGGGGGAGATCGCgcgcgcgatggcggcggcgtgggaggggCCGGccgggt